The nucleotide window TGTAGAGTGCCCCCAGCCAGGGGACAGGATTCCTCCAGAGAGCAAGCTCTCCGGTGAGGATTACGTACAGGAAGGAGAGGGCGAAATTCCAGAATATCTGCCAGAAGGACAGGCTGAGGTAGTCGTTTTCCCTGAATTTCTCGACGAGTACGATCTGAAAGGCGAAGCTCACTGCACACAGCACCGTTAGCAGGTCGCCATAGTTCAGCTCCAGAGAAGCGTTGGAGATCAAGTAAAGGCCGAGCAGAGCCAGGAGCAGGGACTCTACGTCTCTACTACCCACCTTCTCTCCGAGGAGGAAGTACGCCACGAAGGGCGTGAAGACCACGTAGAGGGAAGTTATGAAGGCTGAGTTTGAGGGGGTTGTGTACTTCAGTCCCACGATCTGGAAACCGTGCCCTAAAAACAGGGTAACGCCCAGAACAAAACCCCTCCAGAAGGTGTCCCTTCTCAGCACCCGTCCCCCAAAGAGGAGCAGCATCAGCAGGGAGGCGATGCCGAACCTGTACACTAAGAAGGTCATAGGCTCGGAATAGCCCAGGCTTACCTTCATGATCGGAAAAGTTGAACCCCAGATCGCCGTTATGCCCAAGAGTATGGCTTCTTCTCTCTTCATACGCCTTACCCTTGTTCCTTCGTTCTTTCCCTGAACCAGCGCTTCTAAACCTTTGGTTTTGGAGACGCTTTTAAGGTTTCCGTCTGATCTTGAAGTGAGGTGGTGAAGAATGCCGAAGTACAAGGACATGCCGATCAAAATATCTGGAATCCGGGTCTCCCCCACCAAGATGAAGGTTGTTGGGGATGGCTTTGAAATAATGGTGGATAAGCTCGGCGGCGAAGCCCCCAGCCCGCTCCACTATCAGCTCGCGGCGCTGGCAGGATGCCTGAACATAGTGGGTACCCTCGTTGCCAACGACATGAAGATCGATCTCGAAGACCTTGAGGTAGAGGTCGTTGGAATATTCAACCCCTCGAAGTTCATGGGACTCGAGGATGGCAGGGCCGGCTTTAAGGAGATTGAGGTAACGATCCGGGTGAAGACGAACGCAGACGAGGAAACCCTGAAGAAGTGGCTCAGTCTCGTGGAGGAGCGCTGTCCAATAAGCGACAACCTGAGCAACCCGACACCCATCAGGATAGGAATCAAGAGGGAGTGACTCACTCCCCCGGTCCGTTAACGCACGACATGTTCATAGCAAGGAGCATCTCGACGTAGCCACTCTCCAGGTTTCTTTTTATCCTTTCGGAGAGCTTTCTCAGTTCGTGCTCCTTGAGGGGTTCCTTGCTCCTCAGCCACTTGATAAGCCCGTCCCTTTTGTCCAGTATCACGATCTCCCCCTCTGTGATCAGGGGGACATAGTTCATCTTTACGCCGTAGAGTTCCTCGGCAAAGGCCAGCTTCGCCCTCAAAAGCTCCAGGTAGTTGGCCAGCTCCTCCCCAAGGAGTTCCCTCAAGAGCTTCTTCATTCTCCCACCAGGTGTACTTTGCTGGACAGGTTTATTAACCTATCGGGCAGATGTGGGTAGGAAAAGGGGATAAGACTCCTTAACTTATCACTCCCGGTGAGACCATGCTCATGAAGTACGCCCACCACTTCCACGCCTATCAGCCAGGGGATATAGTCTACGTTGAGGACGGCGACGGATCCAGGCCTATAGAGTACGAGGAACGGAAAAGCCCGGTCTCAATTAGGATCGGCGATGAAGAGGTTAGAGGTGAGAACTGGACGAGGGCGATGCTCTACTCCTATGAGAGGATCTCAGAGGTTCTGTCGAGGCTCCGGGGGGTCAGCGTTGACATCGAGCTCTTCACGTTCCTCATGCTCCTCCATTATCGGAAGGGCACCTTTGAGGAAACGGTTGAGCTCCTTAAGAACCTCGATGCCGTTCCAACGGTTCCATTTCATCCAATAATGCCCCATCTCGATGAATTCGAGCAGAGAATCCTCGCGGGGGTTTCCTTTGACTTCTACGCTCCCCTGATTGGGGATAAGGGCGTCATCGGCTACTGGCTTCCGGAAGCCGTGATAACGAGGAGAACGACTGAAATCGTCGAGGCTTCGACGGACAGAAAGCTAGTCTTCCTGCTCGATGAGAGACAGCTCCTCTACGACTTTCCGCAGGCGAAGTACTCGTGCAACCGCTACTCCAGCTCCTTTGTCTTCGGCCGCGAGTGGAGCCTTAGCGACGCCTTCGCCTTCAACACCCTCGACGTCCCCGGGCTGGTGAGCGAGACCCTCTCGCGGAGGGACGACTACAAGGAGAACCTCGGCGTCCCCTACCTGGTCTTCACCGCGAGCGACCTTGAGAGCCTGCTCGGCAATCCGGCACAGCTCGAACGATTCGTTGCCTGGATGGAGGGGCTTGAAAAGCGGGGCATTGAGAGGCTCTCGGCGATGGAGTTCGTTAAAAGAAAGCTCTCGGGTGAATTCAAACGACTGGAAGGAGAGTGCTCCTTTGAGATGAATGTTAAGGACTACTCCAGCTGGAGCGATTACTTTGACCTTAGCCTCGACGGCAAGACGAGCGACTCGCGCTGGCTCGGCTATCGTAGGGCCGATGGAAGGGTCTTCGCGAGGGAAATAAACGGGAGAAAAATCTCCCAGCTCTGGAAGGTCGCCTTCACGAGGCTCTTCGAGGAGCTCAACAGGACGGTAAGGCTTGGCGTTTTAAAGGGCCTGAGAGAGCTTAACGCCGATCCCGAGGAGTTCCTGATCAGGTACGCGCGGATTTTCTTCAGGGACTACTACGATTACTTTGGCCTGGACACGTCGTTCAACTACGTTCTCGAGCCTGCCAACGGCGATAGGGACGCCCTACCGCTCGGCAGGGCCTACTACCTTATGCTCCTCGCCAACCACTCCTGCCCGCGCTTCTGGGAGAACCTCGACACACGCGTTGCCTTCTCCAATGTCTCGGTCATGGCGAAGGCTTTGATTGAGCTTATGAAGTACTTCGGGGGAAGCGAACTTCAGGGCCTTTTCACCGAGGCCTATCTACGGCTCCTCAACTTCGAGAACCTCTACCATTTGTGGAACCTCTCCGCAATGCCTTCACTCGAGGGCTGGGAAACAAGCGAGAAAGCTTGGCGCGAGGCTTTGAAGCCGGAAGTTCCAACGAGCGGTTACAGCGTCGTAACGAGGGCCGCTCTCTATGTTGGGAAGCGTGATCTATCGGGCGAACTGAAGAGCATCCTTGATAGCTATAACCTGGAATGGGCAACCGCGGACACTGGCCACATCCCCGGCGAAAAGCACGGTATCTGGGAGAATCCCGAGTACTGCGAGCACAGGCCTTAACCCTTGATGTTCCATTTTTCCCTGCTCAGGAAGAGGTAGGCCTCCTCCTCCAGTCCACGGGGAACGTAGTTCAGCAGTATATCCGCTTCCTTCACCGCGTTCCTTATTCCTTTTCCGAGCGACACCTGGTTCTTATCGAGGAGTTCGAGGATGACATCCACAACGCTCTCCGTGACCATCTTTTCGGAGTAGAGCCTCTTTCCGATTAGCCATACCTTCTCGTTCTTCCGGTAGAAGTTCCGTCCCCGCTCGGTGAAGAACTCCGGGCCGGGCTTGATCTTCACTCTCACTCTTTTTTCCCTGTCGAGCTCGAGCATTATGAAGGCCTTTTCTTTTCTCCCGACGTTCCAGCCGAGAACGCGGAAGCCTTCCCTCTCAAGGGCCTTCTCGAAGCCCCTCGCGCTCCTCTCCAGCTGGGGCAAAAGGATGTCGTCCACCATATCCGGGGCATCGATTAGGAGCGTTACAAGGGCTGTTCCCCTTTTCCTCAGCTCGTCGAGGTAGTTTCCCTTGGGTTTCTTCGGTGGGAAGAAGAACCGGACCGAGGGATTCTCAAGGAACTCCATGCTCTTGAAGTAGAAGCGCCCGTACTTCTCCCAGCTCAGGTTGGCCGAAACGTTCCGCCGCGGGTCAACGGGGTCTATCACTATCAGCGGTCTGTCCTCCTCGGTTTCCCTCTTCACCGTCCTGAGTGCGATTTCCGGTTCTCTCCTCAGCCAGTCCGCCGGGTCTATTATCTTCTGCCTCAGTATGAAGTCAGCCTTCCTGACCACGTCGAGGAAAGAACCGTACTTGATGACGAGGATCTCGGCCAAATAGCCGGAAAAGCCCCTAACGTAAATCTCGCTTCCATAGGCGTTGATGCCCTTCAGGAAGCGCTTGAGAAGCCTTACCTCGTCGTTCCGTCCCCGGAGGTTCTCGTTTATCCACCTTGTATGGAGTATCGAGCGGTCAACGGCAGTTCTAACGTCCCTCCAATTTCTGACGTCGTAGCAGGGAACTAAATCAACGCTCACTCCCTTATATCTCGCCCGGACGTAGGGGTGCTCCGCGTAGGCTATCTCGTAGGAGTCGAGTTGTTCTGCTATGGCTTTTCCGAGTTCCGGGCCTTTTTTCCTCAGCTCCTCAAGGGGGGTTTCGAGGGGAAAAGCCAAGAACAGGTCAACGTCGTGGTCTCCAGCTAAATAGGTGTCCTTCGCGAGCGAGCCGACGAAGTAGGGCTTAACCTTGAGGCCAAGTTCGGTTATCTTTTCCTCTGCAAGCTCCCTCAGCTCCTTCATCAACCCCTCGACGAAGGCCCGTTCTTCCTCGCTTGGTTTTATCCGCTTGAGAACTTCGTTGACGACTTCTTCCAGTTCCATTCTATGCACCTGCTGAAACTAACTCACAATGCATCTCATATATCTTTTGTTCTGATCCTAGCCCGACCTAAAGGGCGAGTCTTTCGGGAGAAGATTCATTTTCAGCGCAAAGCATTCTCCTTTTCTCCTCTTTACTGAGCGGGTAGCCGGCGTCGGTGAGGAGTTTGGCGGCAACGATTGCGAAAAGCAACCCAAGTGTTCCGAGCACGAGGAGGTTTCCGTTGAACCATCGGCCGAATATTGAGGCCGTTATTGGGATGATGCCTATCATAAAGCGGGTGATGAGGAGGTTGTTGGCTATTCGATCTGCATCTCTTTTGGGGTACACCTTTGAAAGGCTCTGCCATTCCTCTCGATATGTGTGGAGGATTATAGGGGCCATCACAAGCGACCACAAGATACCGAACTTCACTCCCACTTCGGGAGCGTATTTTCCGAAGATTATTACTAAAACCTCTGCGCTTATCAATCTTGTGACGAAGTTATATATGAACTTTCTTTTGGGTGGAACGTTTATCATGAGGATCACCTTTAATCAGTGTAATGTTTTGGTCGCTCTGTCAGTTATAAGTTTTTTCTTATTGCTAATTTTTCGAGGGGACGAACTCATTCCGAATTTGTGTTTCCTATTAACATCACACAAAAAGTTCGAGTAAAGGGATAGAGACGGGGAGGGGAGAAAAGTTCATCTCATTCGGCCAGCTCGAACCTCGCAACGGTCTCGTAAATCGGGCCCTTTGGAGTAAGCGTGCTCTTCTTCAGCTCTATCGCCTCAACCTCGAACTCGCCGAAGTCCTTGTTGGCGAGGTCTTTGAGTGCAATCGCCAGTTCGACTTTATCGCGGACGAACTTGACACGTCCAATTGTTATGTGGGCCACGAAGTCCTTGTCCTTTTTGAAGCCCAGCCTTCTCATCTCGCGCTCGACGTCGTTCGCTATCGCCTTTATTCCCTTGTCGTTTTCGATTCCGGCCCATATCACCCTCACGTAGTTCGGGTTCGGAAAGACGCCGATTCCCTTAACGCGAACGCGGTGCTTTTTGTGCTTCCTCGCTATTTCCGCCAGGGCCTTCTTGACCTCCTCCGCCGTTATCTCGTCAATTTCCCCGAGGAACTTGAGTGTCACGTGAAAGTTCTCCCGCTCGACGAACTTTATCTTTGCTGACTTGTTCCCTATCCTCTCCTGAGCCTTCAGAAGGTTGTCGCGAACCTCGTCGCTCACATCTATCGCTATGAACGCCCTCATACCACCACCGAGAAAAGTTGGAGGGAGGGGTTAAAGGGATTGCGATTGGTTGTCATTCTTTCTCAAGGATGAACCACGGGTACATTTCCACCTTGATTTTTATTTCTGGGGCTTCTTTGTAAGTTTTTAGATTATACATTGCACATCCTGTATAAATTATTGGTGGGCAGTAAAGCTTTTTATATTCTCCAACAAAGCGTGCCCTTGCTTCGATTTCTATGTCTCCCTCATGAAAAGCCACTTCAGGATTAACCGTTACTATAGTTAATGTTGTTGCCCCGAATATTTCACCCCATGCAGGTGAATCTCCTTTTCTCAACTTATAAAATTTGAAGGTTATATCCCTGTTTGGATCACTGGAGGATACGTACCATCTAAAGTTAAGCCCATCACTTGAAGTTTCGCTGAATCCCGCGGATATGGAGGGTAAGATGTATGGGAATTCAGGGGCAGCACTGGCACCAATGTTTATTCCCCAAGTCTTTGTTGCCTCTTTTGATTCACCGCTCCCATAGGGCATGTAATCGGACAGGAAAACCTGTATGTTTCCATCGAATCTATTGCGATAGTTGAGGATTCTAACTGACTCTTGGACACTGTCTACGGCTAATTTTAGGCCATTTTGCTCCTCTTTGTCTGGTACCTCGGCTTCGTGCTTTGTGAACACATAGTAGTCATATTGGCCACTTGTCGTTGTTCCATACCAAAAATCTGCTTTAACTTTGTGGGATGCCTCCAAACACACTCCCGCTGAGTTGCATACCTTTGTGGTTTTTTCTTGCCAGATTATTGTTCCTATCTTCTTAAGCTCTCTTGAGGGTTCAATATCGACTGAAACAATAGACGTTAGTGGGGTTCTTTCAATTCTAAATATATGTTTTTTGAATTCCTCTTCACTTTGAGAAATGTCGGTGCTATCGCTTATGTAGTATGTGGGTATGTACATCCCGTTGGGTAGTTCTCTGAGATATATTCCAACGAAATGAGCTGTGGAAAATTCCGACAGGTTAACCTTCAAAGTGAGGTGATCCCCGTACCTTTCAATGAATCTGAGAGCATCTTGAACGGCATTTTGTCCCGTGAATACCTTGAACTCTGGGGTGGTGCTAGGCACGGGAAGCAAGGCGTTTGGTGGTGTAGTTTTTGCATCTATCCTCTCTATTTCTGTCCCCTTTGCAGGAGAAATGGCTAAAACAACCAGAAGAATCAGTGCCAGTATTTTTAGTTTCATTAGGTTCATCACCTTTAATGTTTTTTCAACAGAATGTTGATCACTAGTTTTTATAAATTTTTTGTTCATTAGAGTTGTTAGTATCTGTATATTTCTCTGAGTGTAGTATTACTCATAGCTATATTCTCTTTATGGGACAAGCTAAGAAACATAAAAGATAAAAGCTCACTCCCTCACCACAACGGGGAACTCCTCCCAGGGGAAGACTATCCACTTGTCTGTTCTGAAGACGTAGAAGTCCGGCACCACCTTCGTCCAGGGCTTCATGCTGAGGCACGCTACTTTGACCTCCTTCGCCCCGGCCTTCTTGACCTCCTCGATGACGACCTCAAGGGTCTTTCCGGTATCGCTGACGTCATCTACAATAACTACCTTCTTGCCCTCCAGCGAGCCGTGGAGCGGAATCGTCACAACTGGCTTTTCCATCCTCTCGTCGATGCCCTTGTAGAACTTGACATCTATGACCTTGAGCTCCACATCGCCCAGAACGTGGCTCAGCCTCACCGCTGGAATAAGCCCGCCCCTCGCGATTCCGACTATCACGTCGGGCATGAAGTGCTTCTGTATCTCCTCGGCGAGCGCGAAGACGGCCCTATCAATCTGCCACCAGGTCAGGTAAACCTTGTCCATGGGAACACCTCCGAATAGCGTGAGTTCTCAACGCCAAACTTAAGCTTTGGGTGAGTGGTGGAAGTTAAAAGATAGGGATTAAAAAACCTATTTTGGCAGGAATATGTTAAAAGATGTCTGGAGGAACGAAATTAAGGGGCAAAGAAAACGGAAGAAACCCTCAGCTGATGACGCACTTGCTCCATCCACAGCGCGGGCAGGTGGCGCAACCGCTCTCCATTCTAAGCTCTACCAGCTCCCCGTCCTTCTCGTAGCAGACCGGGCAGTAGGCAACGCCGAGGAGCTCCTTAATTTTCTCCTCCGGAACTTCCGGCTTCTCCGCGTGGTGCGGGTGCTCTGGCGTCTTTGGTGTGACTGCCTTTGCCGTGCTCAGGGAAAAGCTGAGCTGAGGCTTCTCCTTTCCGTTGGTGCCGTTGAGGATAGCCTCGACGTTGATGAACTTGGCCAGCCAGGGCTCGGCCTCGACAACGGCCTTCAGCTTCTCGACGGCGTAGCTACTCGGCTTGGCCGGGACGCGCTTCCTCTTCTCTCCCTCGACGCTGTAGACCTGCACCGAGAGCGAACCGTCGCGGTAGACGGTTATTCCCTTACAGCCGAGCTTGTAAGCTAAAAGGTATGCCGCCTTGACGTCCTCAACGGTGGCGTCGTTCGGCATGTTTATGGTTTTGCTCGCGCTGTCGGTGAGCCAGAGCTGTATGTTGGCCTGAGCCAGGATGTGGTCGAGCCAGTGGACGTCCATCGAGGTAACGAAGACCCTCTGCATATCCTCGGGAATCTCCTCAAGGCCCTGCACAGAGCCATAGTTGTCGCTTATCTTCCTGAGTATCTCGTCGCTCCAGAGACCGCGCTTCTTGAGCTCGGACTCGAAGACAGGGTCGACGTAGTAGAACTCGCCGACGGTGACGCTCTTCTTGTAGACGAGGGCAAAGATTGGCTCGATTCCGCTGGAGGTGTCCGCTATCATTGAAACGCTTCCTGTCGGCGGACAGGTGGTCACCATGCCGTTTCTAACTCCATGGCGTTTGATTTCCTCGACGAGCTCGTCCCACGGGAGCGTCCATATCTCGCGGTGGTAGAAGCCCTCGACCGGTAGCTCACCGTCCTTGTAGGCGCTCTTCTCGTAGAGCGGGAACGTTCCGCGCTTTTTGGCCGCTTCCACGCTGTACTTGTAGGCGTAGAAGGTGAGGTACTCGGTTGCCTTCCTCATGAAGGCGAAGCCTTCCTCGCTGTTGTAGGGTATACCGAGCTTGAAGAGCGCATCTGCCAGTCCCATCATTCCGACACCTATTCTCCGGGTCAGCTTTGTGTTGTGGTCGATTTCAGGAAGCGGGAAGCGGTTGACGTCGATGGCGTTGTCGAGGTACTTGGCGACCTTCTGAATCACGTAGGCGTACTCGTCCCAGTCGAAGTAGGGCTTTCCTTCGTCGTCATACTTCACGAACTTGGCGAGGTTGATGCTCGCGAGGTTGCACGATTCGTATTCGTAGAGGGGCTCTTCACCGCAGGGGTTGGTGGCCCTTATCGGTCCTCCCTTCGCCTCCGCCAAAACGTTCCTCCTGTTGATAACGTCGAAAAATATAACTCCCGGGTCGGCCTTGCTCCAGGCCATGAAGGCTAACTCTTCAAACAGGCTCTTGGGGTCTATCTCCTTGACCTTCTCGCCGGTCCTCGGGTTCACGAGCGGGTAGCGCTTGCCCTCCTTCAGGGCCTCCCAGAAGTCCTCCCAGATGCCAACGCTGATGTTGAAGTTGCTGAGCACGTTGGTTCCTGTGTTCCTCTCCTTCGCGTGGATGAACTTCTCTATGTCCGGGTGCCAGACCTCGAGGATTCCCATGTTCGCCCCGCGCCTTACACCTCCCTGCTTGATGACGTCGCTGACCGCATCGATAAGGTGCATGAAGGAAACGGGCCCGCTCGCGGCTCCGGCCGTTGAACCGACAAAATCGCCCTCCGGACGGAGCTTTGAGAAGTTTAAGCCAGTATTGTGAACGAAGACCATCCCGTTTTCTCCAGCCAAGTAGTTTTGGTAGTTCTCAACCGTCAGGTCATAGAAGGTCTTTGGCTCGTTTGTGGTGGTTATTTCCTTGACTACCTCCAGGCCCTCGACAAGATGGAGCATTCTCTTGACGTCTTCAACTCCCGTTGCGTCGTAGAGCTTCCTGAGCATCTTTACAAGAACGGCCTTTGAAACGCGTCCCCTCGTGTGCCACTGACCGAGGGATATTTTCTCACCCTTTATGATAGCGAGGGTCTGACTGCCGTTGGTTTTGAACTCAACGCCGTGTTTTGACGCCCATCTCTTAAACGCCTCGAAGTTGAGTGAAAGGCCGAAGGTCCCTCCTTTGTGTTTTTCTAAGAGAGTTTCAAGCTTCTTCCTCTTCTCTTCGTTTTGGAGGTTCTTTCCGATTAACTCGTAGAACCTGAGCAACGAGGAGTACTCCTCAACGTGGACGATGTAATCAACGCCATCTTTTCTGGGCTTCTCCCTCATTCTTGCTTTTATCCCAAGTGAGCTGAGGTAGTGTGCAATGTCCTCTATTAGTTTCCTGTTCACCATGCCCAGTTCAACGCCTGGCTTGCTGTTCACGTGTCCTTCTGCATCGAACAGCCCAGTTATAAAAGAGAGCACGGCGGCACGGCCCTTTCTGAGGATTTCGGGTGGAATTCCGGTGTCTATCCCATCCAGAAGCTTCCTGTAGTGGGAGGTTATCTCCCTGGCCTTTATGTCGATGTAATAGATGTTCCTATCCCTCTGAAGGCTATATCTCTTTCCAAACGTCTCTTCGAGGTACTTGTTTATGGTCTCGAAGGTTTCAACTCTGTAGTCGTATATCCTTAGTCTGTCGTAAATGTACTCATGTCCTTTGACGTGCGAGCGTTGTTTATCAAAGCTTCCATCGCCTGCTATGAAGCCGGCGAGCCAGTAATCGAAGATGAACTCGTGATTGTCGTCCTCTGGCATTCCTCCTACCAGCATGTCTCCCTCACTGAGTTCATCTGCCCTCTTCTCGACGACCTTAAAGTCTGGGTTAAGCACAAAGAACGGGTGCCACGGAGACGTTAGAATTCTTGTTCCCTTGTTGGTTTTGATGTTGTATTTGGTCACCTTCTCTCCAAGCTCGTACCTCCAGATGGCCTTAACCCTCCCCCTAACGACTTCCCCTGTTTCTGGGTCGAACGACTTTACGTAGATAGGAACGCTTGAAACGTCTATGCCCCATCTGTTGTAGTTTTTGTCATAGAACTCACCCAGGTGCTTGTAACGTTCGTACATCTCCGCCATTGTTGTTAGGTGCTCTTCCCCTTCATTTTCAAAGAGTATCTTAGCGTTTCCGTCGATACATCCCCCGCCGCTCTTCTGTATCATGGCAACGTCGTGGGCCGCCTTCATGATGCTCTCCATGTCGTCCTCTATGGGGACAACAAAGCATGCCGAGAGCATTCCCAGCGGCCGGCCGGAGTTAATGAGAGCAGGGGTGTTGGGCATGAACGTCTGACTCGTCATTAGCCTGAAGTACTCCTCTATTTCGCTCTCGTAGTCGTCAAAAGCTCCGTTCTCGAGCATGCCCAGGAACTCGTCTATCGA belongs to Thermococcus sp. AM4 and includes:
- a CDS encoding phosphoribosyltransferase, yielding MDKVYLTWWQIDRAVFALAEEIQKHFMPDVIVGIARGGLIPAVRLSHVLGDVELKVIDVKFYKGIDERMEKPVVTIPLHGSLEGKKVVIVDDVSDTGKTLEVVIEEVKKAGAKEVKVACLSMKPWTKVVPDFYVFRTDKWIVFPWEEFPVVVRE
- the thpR gene encoding RNA 2',3'-cyclic phosphodiesterase; this encodes MRAFIAIDVSDEVRDNLLKAQERIGNKSAKIKFVERENFHVTLKFLGEIDEITAEEVKKALAEIARKHKKHRVRVKGIGVFPNPNYVRVIWAGIENDKGIKAIANDVEREMRRLGFKKDKDFVAHITIGRVKFVRDKVELAIALKDLANKDFGEFEVEAIELKKSTLTPKGPIYETVARFELAE
- the cca gene encoding CCA tRNA nucleotidyltransferase; this translates as MELEEVVNEVLKRIKPSEEERAFVEGLMKELRELAEEKITELGLKVKPYFVGSLAKDTYLAGDHDVDLFLAFPLETPLEELRKKGPELGKAIAEQLDSYEIAYAEHPYVRARYKGVSVDLVPCYDVRNWRDVRTAVDRSILHTRWINENLRGRNDEVRLLKRFLKGINAYGSEIYVRGFSGYLAEILVIKYGSFLDVVRKADFILRQKIIDPADWLRREPEIALRTVKRETEEDRPLIVIDPVDPRRNVSANLSWEKYGRFYFKSMEFLENPSVRFFFPPKKPKGNYLDELRKRGTALVTLLIDAPDMVDDILLPQLERSARGFEKALEREGFRVLGWNVGRKEKAFIMLELDREKRVRVKIKPGPEFFTERGRNFYRKNEKVWLIGKRLYSEKMVTESVVDVILELLDKNQVSLGKGIRNAVKEADILLNYVPRGLEEEAYLFLSREKWNIKG
- a CDS encoding adenosylcobalamin-dependent ribonucleoside-diphosphate reductase; the encoded protein is MAVEKVMKRDGRIVPFDRERIKWAIKRAMLEVGVHDDKLLNRVVRRVVRRINELYDGQVPHIENIQDIVELELMRAGLFEVAKAYILYRKKKAEIREEKKKILNKDKLDEIDKRFSLNALRVLASRYLIRNEKGEIVESPRELFERVATLAVIPDLLYDERVYDKEGKHEQDLSRVKHYLEHFEEFDGKYSIGRFKLNKYHFERLVKLYRELAEKGKMKVSIDEFLGMLENGAFDDYESEIEEYFRLMTSQTFMPNTPALINSGRPLGMLSACFVVPIEDDMESIMKAAHDVAMIQKSGGGCIDGNAKILFENEGEEHLTTMAEMYERYKHLGEFYDKNYNRWGIDVSSVPIYVKSFDPETGEVVRGRVKAIWRYELGEKVTKYNIKTNKGTRILTSPWHPFFVLNPDFKVVEKRADELSEGDMLVGGMPEDDNHEFIFDYWLAGFIAGDGSFDKQRSHVKGHEYIYDRLRIYDYRVETFETINKYLEETFGKRYSLQRDRNIYYIDIKAREITSHYRKLLDGIDTGIPPEILRKGRAAVLSFITGLFDAEGHVNSKPGVELGMVNRKLIEDIAHYLSSLGIKARMREKPRKDGVDYIVHVEEYSSLLRFYELIGKNLQNEEKRKKLETLLEKHKGGTFGLSLNFEAFKRWASKHGVEFKTNGSQTLAIIKGEKISLGQWHTRGRVSKAVLVKMLRKLYDATGVEDVKRMLHLVEGLEVVKEITTTNEPKTFYDLTVENYQNYLAGENGMVFVHNTGLNFSKLRPEGDFVGSTAGAASGPVSFMHLIDAVSDVIKQGGVRRGANMGILEVWHPDIEKFIHAKERNTGTNVLSNFNISVGIWEDFWEALKEGKRYPLVNPRTGEKVKEIDPKSLFEELAFMAWSKADPGVIFFDVINRRNVLAEAKGGPIRATNPCGEEPLYEYESCNLASINLAKFVKYDDEGKPYFDWDEYAYVIQKVAKYLDNAIDVNRFPLPEIDHNTKLTRRIGVGMMGLADALFKLGIPYNSEEGFAFMRKATEYLTFYAYKYSVEAAKKRGTFPLYEKSAYKDGELPVEGFYHREIWTLPWDELVEEIKRHGVRNGMVTTCPPTGSVSMIADTSSGIEPIFALVYKKSVTVGEFYYVDPVFESELKKRGLWSDEILRKISDNYGSVQGLEEIPEDMQRVFVTSMDVHWLDHILAQANIQLWLTDSASKTINMPNDATVEDVKAAYLLAYKLGCKGITVYRDGSLSVQVYSVEGEKRKRVPAKPSSYAVEKLKAVVEAEPWLAKFINVEAILNGTNGKEKPQLSFSLSTAKAVTPKTPEHPHHAEKPEVPEEKIKELLGVAYCPVCYEKDGELVELRMESGCATCPRCGWSKCVIS
- a CDS encoding DMT family transporter codes for the protein MKREEAILLGITAIWGSTFPIMKVSLGYSEPMTFLVYRFGIASLLMLLLFGGRVLRRDTFWRGFVLGVTLFLGHGFQIVGLKYTTPSNSAFITSLYVVFTPFVAYFLLGEKVGSRDVESLLLALLGLYLISNASLELNYGDLLTVLCAVSFAFQIVLVEKFRENDYLSLSFWQIFWNFALSFLYVILTGELALWRNPVPWLGALYTGAFATVLAFTLQVKYQKYIKAYRAALIYSTEPIFGHIASLLFFREFLSPRGYLGALLILGAIWREIRNEGHQLPPEHF
- a CDS encoding OsmC family protein, producing MPKYKDMPIKISGIRVSPTKMKVVGDGFEIMVDKLGGEAPSPLHYQLAALAGCLNIVGTLVANDMKIDLEDLEVEVVGIFNPSKFMGLEDGRAGFKEIEVTIRVKTNADEETLKKWLSLVEERCPISDNLSNPTPIRIGIKRE